From one Candidatus Obscuribacterales bacterium genomic stretch:
- a CDS encoding ester cyclase: protein MTTQAIAQNNTTIARTFCEEVWGKGNLEALPQLTRPDFSIFYPIMSAPMDRDSYGGLMADVHTAFPDFRVTLNDIIAKGEKVVIAWTAQGTHTGHFELLNLPPTSNAIRYTGMVIYRIEDGYVAEGRGEEDIPTLLRQLGVWG, encoded by the coding sequence CCGCACCTTTTGCGAAGAAGTCTGGGGCAAGGGCAACCTGGAGGCTCTGCCCCAACTGACCCGTCCCGACTTCAGCATCTTCTACCCCATCATGAGCGCGCCGATGGATCGGGACAGCTACGGCGGCTTAATGGCCGATGTCCACACGGCATTCCCCGATTTTCGCGTCACCCTCAACGACATCATTGCCAAGGGCGAAAAAGTGGTGATTGCTTGGACGGCCCAGGGCACCCACACTGGGCATTTTGAACTGCTGAACCTGCCCCCGACCAGCAACGCCATTCGCTACACCGGCATGGTGATTTACCGCATCGAAGATGGCTACGTGGCAGAGGGCAGAGGCGAAGAAGATATTCCCACCCTGCTCCGACAGTTGGGAGTGTGGGGCTAA